A section of the Streptomyces sp. NBC_01363 genome encodes:
- the ftsH gene encoding ATP-dependent zinc metalloprotease FtsH — MTNPVPPRDRTDLPWRSEGAPPPPTPGRKMPGGWGGLLLTALAVYLIANLVLSFFNGEAERTIAYTEFSKQVTAGNVSKIYSKGDAIEGQLKKEAKVPGTDEKYTKFVTQRPAFADDNLWAELVKDDVTVTAEPVVQQRSFLANLLISLAPMLLLVVLWVFIARRMSRGMGGGMGGFGRKAPPKPVELEGAKRTTFKDVAGIDEVEGELDDVVDFLKNPQAYRRMGARMPGGVLLAGPPGTGKTLLARAVAGEAGVPFFSASASEFIEMIVGVGASRVRELFAEARKVAPAIVFIDEIDTIGRARGGGSGMGGHDEREQTLNQILTEMDGFSGSEGVVVLAATNRADVLDPALTRPGRFDRIVQVSPPDRTGREAILEIHTRQIPLADDVNLAQVAGTTPGMTGADLANLANEAALLAVKRQQSEVTQPDFSDALEKVQLGAERSLVMSDEERRRTAYHESGHALLGMVQPGADPVRKVTIVPRGRALGVTLSTPDADKYAYTEEYLRGRIVGALGGMAAEQVVFGMITTGAESDLEQVTNLARGMVGRWGMSHKVGRLTAIPSDAQQAYGLSAAPATLDAVDGEMRRIVDECYEVACRLLRENRDRLDSLSAALLANETLDEAEAYRAAGITRLAK, encoded by the coding sequence GTGACCAACCCCGTACCTCCCCGCGATCGGACCGATCTGCCGTGGCGCTCCGAGGGCGCCCCGCCACCTCCGACACCGGGCCGGAAGATGCCGGGCGGCTGGGGCGGGCTGCTGCTGACCGCGCTCGCCGTCTATCTGATCGCCAATCTGGTGCTGTCCTTCTTCAACGGGGAGGCGGAGCGGACGATCGCGTACACGGAGTTCAGCAAGCAGGTCACCGCGGGCAATGTCTCCAAGATCTACTCCAAGGGCGATGCCATCGAGGGGCAGCTCAAGAAGGAGGCGAAGGTCCCGGGGACCGACGAGAAGTACACGAAGTTCGTCACCCAGCGGCCGGCCTTCGCGGACGACAACCTCTGGGCCGAACTGGTCAAGGACGACGTCACGGTCACCGCCGAACCGGTCGTCCAGCAGCGCAGCTTCCTCGCCAACCTGCTGATCTCGCTCGCGCCCATGCTGCTGCTCGTCGTGCTCTGGGTCTTCATCGCCCGGCGGATGTCCAGAGGCATGGGCGGCGGGATGGGCGGCTTCGGGCGCAAGGCCCCGCCCAAGCCTGTCGAGCTGGAGGGCGCCAAGCGCACCACCTTCAAGGACGTGGCCGGGATCGACGAGGTCGAGGGCGAACTCGACGACGTCGTGGACTTCCTGAAGAACCCGCAGGCGTACCGGAGGATGGGCGCCCGGATGCCCGGCGGAGTGCTGCTCGCGGGACCGCCCGGCACCGGCAAGACCCTGCTGGCACGGGCCGTCGCCGGTGAGGCCGGAGTGCCGTTCTTCTCGGCATCGGCCTCCGAGTTCATCGAGATGATCGTCGGCGTCGGCGCGAGCCGGGTCCGGGAACTCTTCGCGGAGGCGCGCAAGGTCGCCCCCGCCATTGTTTTCATCGACGAGATCGACACCATCGGCCGGGCCCGGGGCGGCGGCTCCGGCATGGGCGGCCACGACGAGCGCGAGCAGACGCTCAACCAGATCCTCACCGAGATGGACGGCTTCTCCGGCTCGGAGGGCGTCGTCGTGCTCGCCGCCACCAACCGCGCCGACGTGCTCGACCCCGCCCTCACCCGGCCCGGTCGCTTCGACCGGATCGTCCAGGTCAGCCCGCCGGACAGGACCGGCCGGGAGGCGATCCTGGAGATCCACACCCGGCAGATCCCGCTCGCCGACGATGTGAACCTGGCCCAGGTGGCCGGTACGACCCCCGGAATGACCGGTGCGGATCTGGCCAACCTGGCCAATGAGGCCGCGCTCCTGGCAGTCAAGCGCCAGCAGTCCGAGGTCACCCAGCCCGATTTCTCGGACGCGCTGGAGAAGGTCCAGCTGGGTGCGGAACGCTCACTGGTCATGTCCGACGAGGAACGCCGCAGGACCGCGTACCACGAGAGCGGCCACGCCCTGCTCGGCATGGTCCAGCCGGGCGCCGACCCGGTCCGCAAGGTCACCATCGTGCCGCGCGGCCGGGCCCTGGGCGTCACGCTCTCGACGCCGGACGCCGACAAGTACGCGTACACCGAGGAGTATCTGCGCGGCCGCATCGTCGGGGCGCTCGGCGGCATGGCGGCCGAGCAGGTGGTCTTCGGCATGATCACCACCGGCGCGGAGAGCGATCTGGAACAGGTCACCAACCTGGCCCGCGGCATGGTCGGCCGCTGGGGCATGAGCCACAAGGTGGGCCGGCTGACAGCGATCCCGAGCGATGCCCAGCAGGCGTACGGCCTGTCGGCGGCCCCCGCCACGCTCGACGCGGTGGACGGCGAGATGCGGCGGATCGTCGACGAGTGCTACGAGGTGGCCTGCCGGCTCCTGCGCGAGAATCGGGACCGGCTGGACTCGCTGTCCGCCGCGCTCCTGGCGAACGAGACGCTGGACGAGGCGGAGGCCTACCGGGCGGCCGGCATCACCCGCCTGGCCAAGTAG
- a CDS encoding class I SAM-dependent methyltransferase, which produces MTPTLVRHHSHAETSTRVEPGNRARDWAEIQERMLAPLYEAVYERLEVGSGTRLLSLGCGSGLALLIAAARGAGVTGVDTDLERLALARTRLLPGPGSHAGPVAGHPRLLEGDPSAAPPSDGAPYNLITAFTPIGCSSDDGEGLVAALRSTVPLAARGSTVVLTGWGPPERCATAPVLRVAGRLSDRDRAPRTGGWRPSGRDDLEELAFRAGLNPDGSGRVACPFGYADMDSAVRGLLSTQLFDAAVRATDRAQVEKEVAEALHPHRRRDGTIWMPNVFRYLVCTT; this is translated from the coding sequence ATGACACCAACGCTCGTCCGGCACCACAGCCACGCGGAAACCTCCACCCGGGTGGAACCCGGCAACCGTGCCCGGGACTGGGCCGAGATCCAGGAGCGGATGCTGGCACCGCTGTACGAAGCGGTGTACGAGCGGCTCGAAGTGGGATCCGGTACCCGGCTGCTCTCCCTCGGCTGCGGCTCCGGTCTCGCGCTGCTGATCGCTGCCGCCCGTGGGGCGGGCGTCACCGGCGTGGACACCGACCTCGAACGGCTGGCGCTCGCCCGGACCCGGCTGCTGCCCGGTCCCGGAAGCCACGCCGGGCCCGTGGCCGGGCACCCCCGGCTCCTGGAGGGTGATCCGTCCGCCGCCCCGCCGTCCGACGGAGCGCCGTACAACCTGATCACCGCGTTCACCCCGATCGGCTGCTCCTCCGACGACGGCGAGGGGCTGGTGGCCGCGCTGCGGTCCACGGTGCCGCTGGCCGCCCGGGGCAGCACCGTGGTGCTCACCGGCTGGGGTCCGCCGGAGCGCTGTGCCACGGCGCCCGTGCTGCGGGTGGCGGGGCGGCTGTCCGACCGGGACCGGGCCCCGCGCACCGGCGGCTGGCGGCCGTCGGGCCGGGACGACCTGGAGGAGCTGGCGTTCCGGGCCGGCCTGAATCCCGACGGCTCGGGCCGGGTGGCCTGCCCGTTCGGGTACGCGGACATGGACAGCGCGGTGCGGGGGCTGCTCTCCACCCAGCTCTTCGACGCGGCGGTACGGGCGACGGACCGGGCCCAGGTGGAGAAGGAGGTCGCGGAGGCCCTTCATCCGCATCGGCGCCGGGACGGCACGATCTGGATGCCGAACGTCTTCCGCTATCTCGTCTGCACCACCTGA
- the proS gene encoding proline--tRNA ligase, whose translation MAKAPVLTPQAEDFPRWYQDLINKAELADNGPVRGTMVIRPYGYSLWERMQQEMDARIKKAGARNAYFPLFIPQSYLTREAEHVEGFAPELATVTHGGGKELEEPVVVRPTSETIINEYFSKWVQSYRDLPLLINQWANVVRWEMRPRVFLRTTEFLWQEGHTAHATDEEARDFAAYIHRDVYADFMVNVLGIDVVLGRKTPAERFAGAVNTLTLEAMMRDGKALQMGTSHELGTNFAKAFHTSYLSREGRQELVRQTSWGSSTRMVGGLIMAHGDDHGLRVPPRLAPVQAVVLAVKEDEAVLAAVRSVAERLRAAGIRTEVDDRTDTAFGRRAVDWELKGVPVRIEIGPRDLAAGTAMLARRVPGGKEPVAVETLPALLPAVLEEDQAALLRESRSRRESATSEVATVAEAVEAALAGGWARIAWSSLGPAGEARLAEHGVSVRCLVAGDGSVPDADDAPGNVALVARAY comes from the coding sequence ATGGCAAAGGCACCCGTTCTCACGCCCCAGGCCGAGGACTTTCCCCGCTGGTACCAGGATCTGATCAACAAGGCCGAACTCGCGGACAACGGCCCGGTGCGCGGCACCATGGTCATCCGGCCGTACGGATACAGCCTGTGGGAGCGGATGCAGCAGGAGATGGATGCCCGGATCAAAAAGGCGGGCGCCCGGAACGCCTACTTCCCGCTCTTCATCCCCCAGTCTTACCTGACACGCGAGGCCGAGCACGTCGAGGGCTTCGCGCCGGAGCTCGCGACGGTCACCCACGGCGGCGGGAAAGAGCTCGAAGAGCCCGTGGTGGTGCGGCCGACCTCCGAAACGATCATCAACGAGTACTTCTCGAAGTGGGTGCAGAGCTACCGGGATCTGCCGCTCCTGATCAACCAGTGGGCGAACGTCGTGCGCTGGGAGATGCGCCCGCGGGTCTTTCTCCGTACGACGGAATTCCTCTGGCAGGAGGGCCACACCGCCCATGCCACCGATGAGGAGGCCCGGGACTTCGCCGCGTACATCCACCGTGACGTGTACGCCGACTTCATGGTCAATGTGCTGGGCATCGACGTGGTCCTCGGCCGCAAGACCCCGGCGGAGCGGTTCGCCGGGGCCGTCAACACGCTCACGCTCGAAGCGATGATGCGGGACGGCAAGGCCCTGCAGATGGGTACGAGCCACGAGCTCGGCACCAATTTCGCCAAGGCCTTCCACACCAGCTACCTGTCCAGGGAGGGCAGACAGGAGCTCGTCCGGCAGACCTCATGGGGTTCCTCGACCCGGATGGTGGGCGGTCTGATCATGGCGCACGGCGACGACCACGGGCTCCGGGTGCCGCCCCGGCTCGCGCCCGTCCAGGCGGTCGTCCTCGCGGTCAAGGAGGACGAGGCCGTGCTGGCCGCGGTCCGGTCCGTCGCGGAGCGGCTGCGCGCGGCGGGGATCAGGACCGAGGTCGACGACCGCACGGACACCGCGTTCGGCCGCCGCGCGGTCGACTGGGAGCTGAAGGGCGTGCCGGTGCGGATCGAGATCGGTCCGCGCGATCTGGCGGCCGGCACCGCGATGCTGGCCCGGCGCGTGCCCGGCGGGAAGGAGCCGGTCGCCGTCGAGACCCTGCCCGCGTTGCTCCCGGCGGTCCTGGAGGAGGACCAGGCGGCGCTGCTGCGGGAGTCCCGGAGCCGGCGCGAGTCGGCCACCAGCGAGGTCGCGACCGTGGCGGAGGCCGTGGAGGCGGCCCTCGCGGGCGGCTGGGCCCGTATCGCCTGGTCGTCCCTCGGCCCGGCGGGGGAGGCCCGGCTCGCGGAGCACGGGGTGTCCGTACGGTGTCTGGTCGCCGGGGACGGGTCGGTGCCCGACGCGGACGACGCGCCCGGTAATGTCGCCCTGGTGGCACGCGCCTACTGA